Genomic window (Dolosigranulum savutiense):
GCCATAACCTCGCTTACCTAATGCACCAAAGTAAGAAAAATCACGTCTGATCGTTGCACTATCAACTTTAATCGCCTCACTTAGTTCCGCTGAAGACACTCGAGTTTTTCCACTCTCCAATAAGTATCGCAAATAACGATGGTATAATGGTAGGCGTTTGGCCGTTGCCTTAGGAATTTTCTTATCTGACATTATTATCATCCTCTCATACTGTAATTTAAAATTTCACAATTATTGTATCTCCCTATCATTATAGCAATGTTCACAAAGATAATAAAGATGTTTTCTTATTATAATTATTTATAATGCTCAAAATTGAACAATACAGTCTAAAAAAGTATCTAAAATCATTGCAGTCGCTATCCATCTTTGCTATACTATTATTAGTGAGAATGATTATCATTATCAAACATAATAAAATCATTTTATGAAAACAGCTTCTTACACGGTTTTCGTGACATGTTTTTATTCATTATATTATAAAGGAGTCGATATTGTGAAGAAATTATTGTCTAGAGGATTACTATTGTCAAGTGTCTTATTGGTGGCCGCGTGTAGCCCAAATAATGAAGATGACACTCAGGTTGAAGAGACCACTGAAGAGGTGAGCCAACCCGCCGAAGAAAATAATGATCAAACAGCTAAAGATAGTCCATCAGATGAAACTGATAAAGCAACTGCTGACGGAACACTAACCATTATGGATAATGCGGAGCACACGGTTGATGTGCCGGCTAACCCACAACGAGTGGCCGTGTTCGATAATGGACAGTTAGATGTTTTGCAGTCACTCGGCTTATCAGACCGTGTTGTCGCTACTGCCTCCGATATTTTACCAGACTATTTAAGTGAGTTCAGTGACTTGCCAGTTGCCGGTACACTCTTCGAGATCGACTTAGAAGTCGCGAACGCTGAAGAACCGGAACTAGCAATTGTCGGTGCCCGTTCCCAAGAAAGTTACGATAGCTTAGCTGATATCGTTCCAACGCTTGACTTAAGTAACACTATCCAAAATATTTGGGAAACCTTACAATCGAACTTAGAAACATATGGTAAAATATTTGGTGTTGAAGAACAAGCTGAAGGAAAAATTCAAGGTTTAGAAGAACAGTTGACGGCTCTTGCTGAGAATGCTTCTTCATCTGGTTTAGACGCTCTGTTCTTGATGACCAGCGAAGGCCAACTATCTGCTTACGGACCAGGCTCTCGCTTCGGCCATGTTCACGATTTATTCGGCTATGAACCGGTTGACAGCGATATTGAAGTCTCTCGTCACGGCATGGATGTTTCCGTTGAATATGTCTTAGAAAAAGATCCTGATGTTATTTTCTTACTTGATCGCGGAGCAGCTATCGGTGATGAAAGTAGCGTTAGTGAATTCGAAGAAAATCCAGTTATTCAAGAAACAACGGCTTATAAAGAAGGCAATATCGTCCACCTATCACCTGACATGTGGTACTTAACAGAAGGTGGTTTCGTCTCCTTCAAAACAATGATGGACGAAGCGGCTCAACCACTCAACTAAGCTAAACACACAATGACACGTTAACCCCTGTTATCTATGCCATGATAACAGGGGTTTTGTCTAGTTTATTTTATAAAATAAGCGTTTAATAGATATCTGTTTCACGTTGGAAATGACTTAAGTTCTGTTTGACGTCTGCTAAGAATTGTCCAGCTGCTAGACCATCTAAGATACGGTGATCCATCGATAGGCATAGGTTCACCATATGGGCAAATCTAAATCCACCATCATCTGTCGGGACAACTTTCTTTTGAATTTTCTCAACTTGTAAGATCGCTGCTTGTGGATGATTGATAATGCCCATTGATTGTGTAGAACCGAAGACACCTGTGTTATTGACCGTCATAGTCCCG
Coding sequences:
- a CDS encoding ABC transporter substrate-binding protein, with translation MKKLLSRGLLLSSVLLVAACSPNNEDDTQVEETTEEVSQPAEENNDQTAKDSPSDETDKATADGTLTIMDNAEHTVDVPANPQRVAVFDNGQLDVLQSLGLSDRVVATASDILPDYLSEFSDLPVAGTLFEIDLEVANAEEPELAIVGARSQESYDSLADIVPTLDLSNTIQNIWETLQSNLETYGKIFGVEEQAEGKIQGLEEQLTALAENASSSGLDALFLMTSEGQLSAYGPGSRFGHVHDLFGYEPVDSDIEVSRHGMDVSVEYVLEKDPDVIFLLDRGAAIGDESSVSEFEENPVIQETTAYKEGNIVHLSPDMWYLTEGGFVSFKTMMDEAAQPLN